The sequence TTCCTGACGGAGATCGTCGACCATCCCGGCCATCGGCGCGCCCATCGCGAACCGGTGCCGCGCACCGGCGGCATGGCCATCTTCATCTCGTTCTTCTGTGCGCTGTTCTTCCTCGAGCATGTGATCCTCGGTACGCGACTGCCCTGGTCCTGGCTGGGCATCCTCAGCGGTGCCGGCCTTGCGATCCTCGCGCTCGGCGTGGGGGACGACCGCTTCGGCATCCACGCCGAGAAGAAGCTGTATGGACAGCTCGTGGTCATCGTGGCCCTCATGCTGTTCGGCCAGCGCCTCGACACGGTCACGCTGCCCCTGCTCGGCACGATACCCCTGGGCGGCTGGGCGTGGCCCGTCACCCTGCTGTGGTACCTCGGCTTCATCAACTCGATGAACCTGATCGACGGCCTCGATGGCCTGGCCAGCGGCATCAGCATCCTGGCCTCGGCGGCGCTGGTCGTCATTTCGATGGCCGTGCAGGAGATGTTCTCGACCCTGTTCGCGGCCACCGTCTGCGGTTCCACGGCGGCGTTCTTCTACTGGAACGTGAGCAAGCGGAAGATCTTCCTCGGCGACTCGGGCAGCATGTGGATGGGCCTGGTGCTCGCGAGCCTGATGCTGAACCTCAGCCAGATCACGCCGATCCAGCTGCCGGTGCTGCTGGCCCCGATGATCGTGCCGATCTGGGACACGGGCACGA comes from bacterium and encodes:
- a CDS encoding undecaprenyl/decaprenyl-phosphate alpha-N-acetylglucosaminyl 1-phosphate transferase; this encodes MKLEIVALLGFAAAFLMSWLVQPHFRNLGFLTEIVDHPGHRRAHREPVPRTGGMAIFISFFCALFFLEHVILGTRLPWSWLGILSGAGLAILALGVGDDRFGIHAEKKLYGQLVVIVALMLFGQRLDTVTLPLLGTIPLGGWAWPVTLLWYLGFINSMNLIDGLDGLASGISILASAALVVISMAVQEMFSTLFAATVCGSTAAFFYWNVSKRKIFLGDSGSMWMGLVLASLMLNLSQITPIQLPVLLAPMIVPIWDTGTTIIRRYRRRTSIFQADDFHLHHRLLRLGFSPASATFCLLLVTTGMILFALSDFLGVAWLGLPAMGMWMMAAQLGAQRHLQNRRHGLDLFSELSYALGLDDRLDKLTGRIEQDVADIIDLQTERQRVARLKAGVRDGTTGTVTVSQETADAVRPPSGEPF